GTTTACCTCTTCTTTCATCTTGGAAGATTGTCTAATAAAGTCTTTGTTAGTTAAATTGAGTTCGGTGAGTTGGTGGATGGATCCACTATGAGATAAAACGTTTACCGCACTGATGACAAGTAACACAACCATGATTCCAATGAAGATAGAAATGGCTTTGTAAGAGATGACAAAGTTAATCGTTTTGCGGTCAGTGTGAGGAATGACCATGATGGTCAGTTTTTCACGACCTTTTTTGTCCAAATCCTCATAACGTTGGGATAACTTAAGCTTCCATTCCTGGACTTTATACCGAAGTCGGTAAAAAATTAAATGTAGTCTTTGTTTTACTTCCACGTTCGTTATAGACCTACGTTGATTTAAACAAAAGTTAATCTACCCACTATATCTTTCGATTGAATTTTCATTTTCATCCAGTGGAAATTACAAATCTTGCTATTTATGGGATATTCGTTGATCGACACACATTGCCACCTAGACATAATTCGAGAACAAGGACAAAGTATCGAAGAAACCCTGGAGAAATCCCGAATGGCAGGAGTAGACCAATTGGTTCAAATTGGGATTGATTTGCCTAGTTCAAACGAAGCAGTTCGTATTTCAGAAACGCATTCAACAGATTCATTAAAAATATCGTATTCGATTGGTTGTCACCCAACAGAAACCCATGAGTTTCCGAATGCAGATCAAATTTTAGAGTTAGCCAAATCCCGAATGTTTGATCCTAAGTTTGCAGCAATTGGTGAAATTGGAGTGGATTTATATCATGACGCAAGTACACGTTCCCAACAAAATGATGTATTGCGAAAGTTTTTAGATTTTTCTTCCGAGTACAAAATGCCCGTTGTCATCCATTCACGAGATGCTTATCAAGATACCTATGAAGCTCTAAAAGAATTTAAAACAAAAGCATTTGGAGTGATCCATTGTTTTACTTACGATTACGAAGCTGCAAAACAATTTGTTGATCTTGGGTATTATATTTCTTTTTCAGGAATTGTTACTTTTAAATCAGCGGTAGATATCCAAGAAGCCGCAAAAAAAATTCCACTCGAATCTATTTTGATCGAAACAGATGCACCATTTTTATCACCAATGCCTCATCGTGGGAAACGAAATGATTCCTCACATTTGCCATTTGTATTAGAGAAAATGTATTCATTACGAACAGAACCTAATGCTGAAGTAGCAGAACGTATTTACAAAAATTCATTAAAATTTACAGAAAGAAAGGCTTACCACCATGCTTGATATCAATCGTATTGTTCAAAATCCAGAAGAACTTCTCTCCACTTTACAAAAACGTGGTGTAGTCTCAACTGACATTGAAGCAAAAATTAAATCTGTTTCAGAAAAACAAAGAAGATTAAAATTAGAAGTCGAAGAACTACGTGCAGAACGAAACCGAGTTTCTAAAGAAATTGGAATTCAGAAATCACAAGGGAAAGATATAACAGAAATTTCAAATTCGATGAAAGGAGTTGGAGATCGCATCAAAGCAATCGAAGAAGAACTTTCAAAAGAAGAAGAATCTTTACACGAACTTAATTTAGGTCTTCCTAATTTATTAGATCCTTCAGTTCCCGAAGGTAAGTCGGAAGAAGATAACGTTCTAGTCAGACAATGGGGTGAAATTAAAAAACAATCTTTTGAAGCAAAAACTCATTTCGATATTGGAGAAAAACTAGGAATTTTTGATTTTGAAAGAGGGGTCAAACTTTCCGGCGCACGATTTTACACCTATCGAGGTTTAGGTGCAAAATTAGAACGTGCTTTAATGAATTTAATGCTCGATACTCATACATCTGAGAATGGATATGAAGAAATGTGGGTCCCTGTTCTTGTGAACGACGAATCGATGACAGCAACTGGTCAACTTCCAAAGTTTGCCGAAGATTTTTATCGCTTGGAAAAAGATGGATTAAATCTCATTCCGACGGCAGAAGTCCCTCTCACCAACTACTACCGCGATGAAATCATCCAAGAAAAAGAATTACCTATCTCTGTTTGTGCTCACACATCCTGTTTTAGAAGAGAAGCTGGATCCTATGGAAGAGATACACGTGGGCTTGTGCGTGTACACCAATTCCAGAAAGTCGAACTTGTTAAATTTGTAGAACCTGAGACATCAGTGGAAGAACACGAAAAGATGTTAAAAGATGCAGAATCTATTTTGCAAAAATTAAATCTGCCATATCGAGTTATGTTACTTTGTAGCAAAGATATGTCGAGTGCTTCGTCCAAAACATTTGATATTGAAGTATGGATGCCTGGACTTGGGCGATTTATGGAAATTTCCTCAGTTTCTAACTTCAAAGACTATCAAGCAAGAAGAGGAAAAATTCGATACAAGTCAAAGGAAGGAAAAAACCTGCTCGTCCATACTTTGAATGGTTCTGGTCTTGCGATCGGTCGAACACTGGCCGCAGTGATTGAAAACTACCAATTAGAAGATGGAACCTTCCAAATTCCGGATGTGTTAAAACAATATATCCGATAAGAATTTTTGGGCAGATGACCGAGGTGTCAAATGCCCAATCCACTTTGTCCTCTAAACCCTAATTTTGTAGCAAAGAAATCCATAGCCAATATCACCCTTGAGTTTGGTTTTAAACGCTGTGCGATGATAAACTCTGGATGGGGAAATAAACGAAACAGATTTAACTTACCAGCTAAGAAATTTAAACAAACTACGTTTAATTCACTGACGATTGCATTTAAACGAGCTACAATTAGCGCACCTTCGACAATTTATAAACGAATAACAATTAAATCCCTTCAATTTTTGAATCATTCAAAACTCAGCCAATGGATGGTTGGTTTGTTACTTACATCACTTTTAACTTCATCTGTACTGGGACAAACAAGTGAAGGTGAAAATACTTTAGTTGTCAGTCCGATTCGAGGGCCTATCAATTCTGAGTTTCAGGAGTTTGGTCCAACGATGACTCCCGATGCAAAAACTTTATATTTTTATTCGAAACGAGCGGAACGTAGTTATACAGAAATTTTCAAATCAGAACGTAAGAAGGATGGAACATGGGATTTTCCTGAAGAAGTCAGTATTTTAAATTCCCCATTTGATGACCAAAGTCCGTTTATCACCCGCGACGGAAAAATGATTCTACTTTCATCAAATCGAGATGGTTCCATTGAAGTGATATTAGCCGATGGAAAAATAGGTATTTCAAGAGATTTGTACGTCTCAAATTGGAATGGAAAAACTTGGTCCGTTCCTACCCCTTTACCTTCCCCTATCAATACAGAGGAAATTGAAGAAAATCCTCATTTGTTAGGTGACACTCTCCTTTTTACACGATACCCTTTTGGAAAACCAAACTTAGCAAAAATATATTATAGTCAGTTTCAGAATAATCAATGGACCAAACCAAAACTATTGCCATCACCTATCAATGACCAACATGCAACGATTGCTGCTGCTTTCAATGATGATGGTAAAATTCTTTTTTTCTCCTCCAACCGTCCTGGTGGATTTGGCGGATTTGATTTGTATATGGCAAAAATGGAAGGGGAAACATTTACTGATGTAGAGAATTTAGGAAGTCCTATCAATTCATCTGAAGATGAAGCCTATATTGTTTATCAGCAGGTGAAAAAAACCTTCCTATTTTGCCGGCGAGTGGAAGGAAAATCATTTGATATATTCACAGCATCAGTTCCCAAACAGGAAAATTTGGTTCAAAAGAAACTAGAAGAAACGAAGAAAATTTCACTGGATTCTGTTTATTTTGAAAGAGCATCTTCCTTATTAAAATCAGAATCATCAGTTCCCTTGGATTCAATCGTTGATTACCTTCATGAAAATTCCGAACAAAAAATGAAAATCATAGGACATACTGACCTAACTGGTACTTTTGAGGACAACATGATTTTATCAAAAGAAAGAGCTGAATCCGTAAAACAATATTTAGTCTCTAAAGGAGTTGATCCCAACCGGTTGGTGACAGAAGGAAAAGGTCCAACACAACCAGTGGTGCAAGGGACAGATGAAGTTTCATCGAAAAAAAATCGACGAACAGAATTTGTCCTACTAAATCCTTAATTTTTCCTTGCCGTTTCTATTTCCAAAAAGAAGGTTAATTGGATGTTCCCTAATTACCTTCGATTTGTTTGGAAAATATTGGTAGCCATTCTATTTGTCCCAACATTGCTAATGGGACAATCTAGTCCAACGTTGGAAAAAATTAAAAAAACCAAAACACTAACAGTTTCTGTTAATGAATTTTACGATCCATTTTACATAGAAAATCCAAATGAAGATTTTCCTGGACTAGATGTTGAATTGGCTCAAGAATATGCAAAATTTTTAGATGTTGATTTAAAGATAATTCCATTACGTACCTTTGACCAACACGCTCGTATGTTGGAAAAAGGAGATAGCCAAATCGCTATGGCTGGAATTTCTTCTTCTATCAATCGATTCCGAGATGTTTATTTTACTGATCCATACTTAATCTCGACACCCGCAGCATTAGTCAATCGTACAGCGCTTCCACCAGAACCGGAAGGTCAAATTGTAACAGTACAACTTTTTAGAAATTTAAATGATTTAACTAACATTACAGGAATTTCCTATTCAGTTTTAGCAAATAGTTCCAACCATCAATTTTTACGAGATGCATTTCCAAAGGCTCAAGTTTTTTCTTATTTCACAAATGAAGCAGCCTTAAACGAATTAAAGAAAAATAATGTAAATGCATTTGTAGCTGATTCATTTTACATCCAAGCACTACTGCAAAAAGATTCTTCACTACGAGCCAATTACTTACCGATTTTAGGTGTGGTACAAGAAGATCATATCAGTATGGCGATTGCAAAAAGAGATATTGAATTCCTTTATAACTTAAACTTTTTTATTAAGGAACTGAAACGAACAGGCAAAATCCAACAGTTGATTAACAAATACTTTAAATCAAACAAATGGGTAAAAAAAGAATAATCTGAAGATGTTAGCTCGTTTACTGACAGTTTGTATTTTGTTTGTAATTCCATTGGGATTTCTATATTCGCAAGAAGAAGAGTCACAAAGAACTATTATGAATTTTAATGGTTCGTTTCGTGTCCGCGCAACGAATGTGGGACGAGATGTTTTGCTTGAACGTAAAACGCCAGTTACTCCGATTACCAATTTAGAAAAGGAAAATACCGAACGATTACAATCGGAACAACAAACAATTCAAAATGATTTAGAAAGAAGACAAAAAGGATTACCAAGTCAAATCACACCACGGAAAGAAGACGTTAGTTATTACGACTCACGTTTTTTATATAACATGAGTTTTTCTGCAAACAAATATGTGGAAGGGATTTGGGGGATGCAAGTTGGTGATATTCCGTTTGGAGGTAGAGGATTAAGGTCAACTGGGCCTGATGGATTTGATCCTGGTTTAGTTGGTCCAGGTTCTGGTGGGGAACGTGGACGAACAGCTGCCGTTAACGTACAAACAAACTTTTTATACTTAAATTTTAGAATTCCTGAATCCGGTTTATTTATTAAGGTCGGACAACAATTATTTAGTTCTGCGCAAGGCCGCGTACTATTTTCTACAGGAACTGGTGTTAGTATTCTAAAAAATTTCCAATTCCTACGGTTATCATTAGAAGGGGGTATCCTTCGGGCAAGGGACCAAAGTTTTTTGGATGTTGATAAAAATGGTTTTGCTGATAAAAATTATCAAAGTTCGAATATCTACTACAATCGTTTAAAATTCGAATACTTTAGGAATATCAGAAATGAAGTGTATGCATACTTTTTGGATGATAATGATAAATCAGATAATGAGACAGCAAGGCTTGCATGGTATGGTTTACACAATGAATTTAATTTCCAAAAATTTTCTTTCATTGTGCATGGAATTTTAAATACAGGGACTGTAAAAAAATTAAAGCCAGTTAATGATACAAACGATGTAACAATTTATAACACAACGCAAAGGCATTTTGTAAAAGGTGGAATGTATGACTTTCAATTTACATACCGTTGGAATGAATCATTAAATTTTAATCTAATCGCTTTAGGAACAACAGGCCGACCAGGTTACGATGCAAATGGTCAGGAAGCAAATTTAAAAGGCAATGGTTATAGAACTCTTGCACCAGGATTTTCCATTTCCAACATTGCAACGGACTTCACTGGTGGTTATGCCTTATTCAATGGATCCAGTTTTTCTGGTTTGAATGAGTATGGTTTGTATTCTAATATCATCGCTTTTGGTCCATATCAATTTACGCTTGGATATTACCAACTTTGGGCAACAAAATCTCCCGAGATTAAAATTAACCGAGAATTTAGTGAAAGGAATGGTTATCGCACTTCCACATACATGGGTATGGAATATAATTTTAACATTCGTTACAATGTAACATCAGATTTTCAAATTATCTTTCGTTCGGGTTACTTTGTTGCGGGTGATGCTCTATTTGTTTTATTAGATTCAAAATATGGGCGTGTGTTACGAGAAGCGTTTATAGTGTTTGAACACAGGTTTTAATGGAAATCAAAAACAAACTCTTTGGTATCTTATGTTCAAGCAAATTTCATTTTTAAAAATCCTGACTCTTTTTTCATTAACTTTCGAAACTTTATTTTTGATCGATCTTTGTTATCTAGATAATATCGAAGTTAAGGGTTCGGTTCAATATATATCTTTTTCTAAAGATCGTGAAACTTGTTTTGCCTCTTTGAAAAACATACAACCAATTCATGAACCTGCCTTTTATTTGGTGGCAAATGAGTTAGAGAAAGAGTTTCTCGTAGATGGAAATAAAGAAATTTGTCAAGAATTCAGAAGGAATGATGAGATTTCATCTTTATATCTCTATTTTTCTAAGATATTCAATCATCCGACAGAAGTAGAAATTATCACACAAAAAGCAGATCATTACTACGAAACACCCTATTTAAAAAATTATCAATTTGTGTTGCTCCATAGCTTTTTTTTAGTAATGATCTTCATTCAGATGTTAGGTTATAAGTTTCGATATCGCAAAACTATTTCGATATTTCTCTACATTGTATTGATTTATATTTCGATTGCTGGTTATTTCGAAATTGAAAGGAAAGTGAAATTCCATTTTTTAGGTGAAAAATTAGAATTTGAAATTGTAGAATCAAAGTAGATCGAAACTACTTTGATCCAGATAAAATGATTATAAAGTCAATCGAGACTTGATTGCTTTTCCTAATGTATATTGGTCAGAATATTCCAAAGTCCCACCGATCGTAATTCCGTGAGCAATTCTAGTAATTTTGATTTCCATCGGTTTAATGACTGTTGATAGGTAAGATGCAGTTGCATCCCCTTCGAGAGTTGGATTGGTTGCGATGAGAACTTCCTTAATTTCACCCATATCTAAACGATGCATTAATTGTTTAATTCGTAATTGTTCAGGTCCAATTCCATCTAAAGGAGAAATGGCTCCGTTCAGAACATGGTATTTTCCAGAGTATTCTTTTGTATTTTCGATGAAAAAAATATCTTCAGGTTGCTCCACAACACAAAGAATTGCATTATCCCTTCGGTCTGATAAACAGATGGAACATATAGGTTCTTCTGTAAGTCCGCCACACTCATCACAAAATCGAAGTTTGGTTTTTGCCTCTTCAATATGTTGTAACCATGACTGGAATGTACTTGGGTCCATTCGTAATATATGAAATCCAATACGTGTAGCACTTTTTTTTCCAATTCCAGGAAGACTTGAAAATGCTTGGATTAGTTTTTGGAATTGTGGATCAGACAGGAGGAAACCCTCCATCCTTTTGGATTTGATTGAAGACACCTTCAAAATCGCTTGGATTAAAACCTAAGACATTTTTCATTTCGTGTGCCATGGTTTCTTTTGCTTTTCTTTGTACTTCATTGGTTGCAGATAAAATCAAATCTTCTAACATCTTTTTATCATCCGCATTGAACATGATAGGATTGATATTTAAATTTGTAAGAGTTCCATCTGCGGACGCTGTGACTTCCACCATTCCTGCTCCCGCTGAAGCAGTAACACGAATCTGAGCGAGGCGTTTTTGAAGTTCCTCTTGTTTCTCTTTGATGTTTCCCAGTTGCGAAAATGCTTCTCGCATCTGTTTCATTTGGTCAAAAATTCCCATACTAACCTTTGGACTTATAAATTTTTAAATTGTTTTGGATCCACTTCCATACCGGAGAATTTTTCTTTTAATAATTTCTCCATATCCTCTGGTTGATTTCCACTTGGATTCGTTTCTTTGGTATTTGTATTTTTTTCCAATGCAGGAGGACTAGAAATTTGTGCCTTCGTTTCAGGTGTTGGTGAATCAATTTTTGTGTTTGTTTGTGAGTTATTGTTAGGATCCGGTTTTGCCTGAGTAGGACTAGGTGTTTGGATTTGTTTTTTAAGTGGTTCAATCGAATCAGGAAGGATACTAATGTCTCCCTGTACAAGTTTTGTTAATTCTGATATTTTGGCTAATAAACCTGAAACACTTGGTTTCTCTCTATCCAAAATTAATTTTCGAAACTGAATTTCCAGATACACTTTCATCTCATAGGAACTTCTAAGTTTCATTAAATTCAATTTTTCATGAATGGAAAAAATACGTTCGGCAAGTAACACTAAAATTTCACGATCAAGTTCGCGGTAGTTTTGTTTGAGTTTTTGTAAGTCTTCTTGAGGGATATTAATCGATTCGCGATCCGCTAAATTGTCTTTGATGAGAAGGAGTGAATTCAAAAATTCAATGAAATCCCAAATGAATTTACTAAGATCAATGCCTGCTTGGAATAAATTTTCTAAGGTTTCGAAGATTTGAGCACTTTGTGAAGTATCAATGAGTTGGTTAAGAAAATCAGTAAAGGTATCAATTCCATGATACCCAATCATTTTTCTAAGTTTAGCACCTGTTAAATTTCCATCAGTGAAAATAACTGCTTGTTCCATAAAGGATAAGGTATCTCGTACAGAACCATCACCTTTTTTAGCGATCCAAAATAAACCTTCTGAATCGTATTTAAGTCCTTCCTTTGTACAAAGTGTCTCGATATAGGATTGTAGAACGGTAACTGGTACTTTTCGGAAATGAAAATCTTGGCAACGTGATAAAATAGTTTCAGGGATTTTATGATACTCAGTTGTTGCTAAAATAAAAACGACATGGGCAGGAGGTTCTTCTAATGTTTTGAGAAGCGCATTGAAAGCAGCTCCACTGAGCATATGTACCTCGTCCAAAATATATACGCGGTACTTTCCCCCCATCGCATTGAATTTTACATTTTCTCTTAATTCACGGATATTATCAACGCCACTGTTGGATGCCGCATCAATTTCAAAAACATCATTTGAATTACCCTTAGTGATTTCTAAACAAGAAGTACACTCATTACAAGGTTCAACTCCATCTGGGCGTTCACAGTTAAGCCTTTTTGCAAGGATCCTTGCAATCGTTGTTTTTCCAACACCTCTTGGCCCTATGAAGATATAAGCATGTCCAATTTTTTTCGATTTAAATGCGTTTTGTAAAGAACCAACTGCAAGGTCTTGGTAAATCACATCCCGAAAGAACTGTGGTCGGTATTTTCGAAAGAGTACTTGGTGGTTTTCGCTCATTTAGTTCTTTGTTTTACTTTTTATAAGATTTGAATTTTGGATTTCCCTTTGAGTATGAAAATTCACGGCTTGGAAGCAATGAAATAATTTCTAAGTGTGGTGCAATTTTAGGGAGTTGAGGGCGGAAAAAGTGGCGGAGAGACCGGGATTCGAACCCGGGGTGCTTTTGGCACACATGCTTTCCAAGCATGCACAATAGACCACTCTGACATCTCTCCAGTGATTTCTACTGCCTTCCATAAAAAGAAACGGTCTTAGGAATTCTACCTTTTCTCTTTGAAAAAACTAAGAAATTCAAATTTTATGTGCGACTTTGGTATGAGTGTGCATTTCGGAAAATGGTTCAAGAGATAAATGGATTCTGTTGTGTAAGAGGAAATCCCTTCTCCTGGTTTTGCAGGAACAAAGTAGACTACCTCTGGAAGTTTCACTCGTAAAATAGCACCCGCACAGAGTAAACATGGTTCGAGGGCTGTCAGTAAAATATGCTCCGAAAGGTAACGTCCATAGGTGAGAGTGAGTGCAGCCTCTATGGCTAAAATTTCACTGTGTTTTGTTGGATTTAATGTTTGTTCGACGGAATTAAACGAAGAGGAAACCAAGTTTCCCTCTTTTGTTAAAATCTCAGAATAGGAAGGGATTTCGTTTTTATGTTTGGTGATTTCTATTGAATATCGTTCTAAAAACGATTCATAGATGTCCACGC
The sequence above is a segment of the Leptospira levettii genome. Coding sequences within it:
- a CDS encoding OmpA family protein; protein product: MVGLLLTSLLTSSVLGQTSEGENTLVVSPIRGPINSEFQEFGPTMTPDAKTLYFYSKRAERSYTEIFKSERKKDGTWDFPEEVSILNSPFDDQSPFITRDGKMILLSSNRDGSIEVILADGKIGISRDLYVSNWNGKTWSVPTPLPSPINTEEIEENPHLLGDTLLFTRYPFGKPNLAKIYYSQFQNNQWTKPKLLPSPINDQHATIAAAFNDDGKILFFSSNRPGGFGGFDLYMAKMEGETFTDVENLGSPINSSEDEAYIVYQQVKKTFLFCRRVEGKSFDIFTASVPKQENLVQKKLEETKKISLDSVYFERASSLLKSESSVPLDSIVDYLHENSEQKMKIIGHTDLTGTFEDNMILSKERAESVKQYLVSKGVDPNRLVTEGKGPTQPVVQGTDEVSSKKNRRTEFVLLNP
- the dnaX gene encoding DNA polymerase III subunit gamma/tau; protein product: MSENHQVLFRKYRPQFFRDVIYQDLAVGSLQNAFKSKKIGHAYIFIGPRGVGKTTIARILAKRLNCERPDGVEPCNECTSCLEITKGNSNDVFEIDAASNSGVDNIRELRENVKFNAMGGKYRVYILDEVHMLSGAAFNALLKTLEEPPAHVVFILATTEYHKIPETILSRCQDFHFRKVPVTVLQSYIETLCTKEGLKYDSEGLFWIAKKGDGSVRDTLSFMEQAVIFTDGNLTGAKLRKMIGYHGIDTFTDFLNQLIDTSQSAQIFETLENLFQAGIDLSKFIWDFIEFLNSLLLIKDNLADRESINIPQEDLQKLKQNYRELDREILVLLAERIFSIHEKLNLMKLRSSYEMKVYLEIQFRKLILDREKPSVSGLLAKISELTKLVQGDISILPDSIEPLKKQIQTPSPTQAKPDPNNNSQTNTKIDSPTPETKAQISSPPALEKNTNTKETNPSGNQPEDMEKLLKEKFSGMEVDPKQFKNL
- the recR gene encoding recombination mediator RecR; protein product: MEGFLLSDPQFQKLIQAFSSLPGIGKKSATRIGFHILRMDPSTFQSWLQHIEEAKTKLRFCDECGGLTEEPICSICLSDRRDNAILCVVEQPEDIFFIENTKEYSGKYHVLNGAISPLDGIGPEQLRIKQLMHRLDMGEIKEVLIATNPTLEGDATASYLSTVIKPMEIKITRIAHGITIGGTLEYSDQYTLGKAIKSRLTL
- a CDS encoding TatD family hydrolase — translated: MGYSLIDTHCHLDIIREQGQSIEETLEKSRMAGVDQLVQIGIDLPSSNEAVRISETHSTDSLKISYSIGCHPTETHEFPNADQILELAKSRMFDPKFAAIGEIGVDLYHDASTRSQQNDVLRKFLDFSSEYKMPVVIHSRDAYQDTYEALKEFKTKAFGVIHCFTYDYEAAKQFVDLGYYISFSGIVTFKSAVDIQEAAKKIPLESILIETDAPFLSPMPHRGKRNDSSHLPFVLEKMYSLRTEPNAEVAERIYKNSLKFTERKAYHHA
- a CDS encoding YbaB/EbfC family nucleoid-associated protein, which gives rise to MFDQMKQMREAFSQLGNIKEKQEELQKRLAQIRVTASAGAGMVEVTASADGTLTNLNINPIMFNADDKKMLEDLILSATNEVQRKAKETMAHEMKNVLGFNPSDFEGVFNQIQKDGGFPPV
- a CDS encoding nucleoside deaminase; its protein translation is MDIYESFLERYSIEITKHKNEIPSYSEILTKEGNLVSSSFNSVEQTLNPTKHSEILAIEAALTLTYGRYLSEHILLTALEPCLLCAGAILRVKLPEVVYFVPAKPGEGISSYTTESIYLLNHFPKCTLIPKSHIKFEFLSFFKEKR
- a CDS encoding substrate-binding periplasmic protein, which codes for MFPNYLRFVWKILVAILFVPTLLMGQSSPTLEKIKKTKTLTVSVNEFYDPFYIENPNEDFPGLDVELAQEYAKFLDVDLKIIPLRTFDQHARMLEKGDSQIAMAGISSSINRFRDVYFTDPYLISTPAALVNRTALPPEPEGQIVTVQLFRNLNDLTNITGISYSVLANSSNHQFLRDAFPKAQVFSYFTNEAALNELKKNNVNAFVADSFYIQALLQKDSSLRANYLPILGVVQEDHISMAIAKRDIEFLYNLNFFIKELKRTGKIQQLINKYFKSNKWVKKE
- the serS gene encoding serine--tRNA ligase, with translation MLDINRIVQNPEELLSTLQKRGVVSTDIEAKIKSVSEKQRRLKLEVEELRAERNRVSKEIGIQKSQGKDITEISNSMKGVGDRIKAIEEELSKEEESLHELNLGLPNLLDPSVPEGKSEEDNVLVRQWGEIKKQSFEAKTHFDIGEKLGIFDFERGVKLSGARFYTYRGLGAKLERALMNLMLDTHTSENGYEEMWVPVLVNDESMTATGQLPKFAEDFYRLEKDGLNLIPTAEVPLTNYYRDEIIQEKELPISVCAHTSCFRREAGSYGRDTRGLVRVHQFQKVELVKFVEPETSVEEHEKMLKDAESILQKLNLPYRVMLLCSKDMSSASSKTFDIEVWMPGLGRFMEISSVSNFKDYQARRGKIRYKSKEGKNLLVHTLNGSGLAIGRTLAAVIENYQLEDGTFQIPDVLKQYIR